From one Streptococcus oralis genomic stretch:
- a CDS encoding dsDNA nuclease domain-containing protein translates to MIDNLKNHFDNLFTDDKNNILNIDFSQSIDKLHAPINNEDIEDILLAEETSDDGGIIAMTGFYYQMMVAVLYLGEVFQGDWDGMFLDHHQDIVLFNNSKKIIKFIQVKTKNSTYAPANKKIVESWIPKLFITAFNIKQKQDFNLKFELVSNCFFQDQKNFNISPFYPDSESRSIEETKQMISASFGSKVINYNDNNEDFLDQAFENFNMRHIPHESLEEKVVRNIPISLGFVNNQLSQDTLDHIISEFFKSCYNPEDASVQLISGERLNKLKGIIKKQLENSVVNAYHKSSEKIFTDYLTKLDKEYSHPRMKSDFIKEFRIFLDRFDVEIKKTLSSSDLTMMGIINRYLKHNESINVMLEESDRKEHFNDLFSLLLFLKISIESDIKIDEKNRNILSVNLDKLLFLVLGNDDNFREPSEIIKEFKDLFQRLDDSEKFRIFYSGNISVIISGKFYNENSSEYTTLKKEELDFYTTPSINNPKLDDMSTNNIKDVQAPINILYAHRKRLAEINDDRIKYNNLVEMKNKIVEELQLDGII, encoded by the coding sequence ATGATAGACAATTTAAAAAATCATTTTGATAATCTATTTACTGATGATAAAAACAATATACTAAACATAGATTTTAGTCAATCTATTGATAAACTACATGCTCCAATAAATAATGAGGATATTGAAGATATTCTTTTAGCAGAGGAGACCTCAGATGATGGTGGGATTATTGCTATGACAGGATTTTATTATCAGATGATGGTGGCTGTACTTTATTTGGGAGAAGTATTCCAAGGTGATTGGGATGGGATGTTTTTAGATCATCACCAAGATATTGTTTTGTTTAATAATTCAAAGAAAATAATAAAATTTATCCAAGTGAAAACTAAAAATAGCACCTATGCACCTGCAAATAAAAAAATAGTAGAAAGCTGGATTCCCAAATTATTTATAACTGCGTTCAATATAAAACAAAAACAAGACTTCAATTTAAAATTTGAATTAGTTTCTAACTGTTTTTTTCAAGATCAAAAAAATTTTAATATTTCACCATTTTATCCAGATTCGGAAAGTAGAAGTATTGAAGAGACAAAACAAATGATCAGTGCTTCTTTTGGTTCGAAAGTTATTAATTACAATGATAATAATGAGGATTTTCTGGACCAAGCTTTTGAAAACTTTAATATGAGACATATACCTCATGAATCATTAGAAGAAAAGGTAGTGAGGAATATACCAATAAGTTTAGGTTTTGTGAACAATCAACTATCGCAAGATACGCTTGATCACATTATTTCCGAGTTTTTTAAATCATGTTACAACCCTGAAGATGCGTCGGTACAATTAATTAGTGGTGAAAGGTTAAACAAACTTAAAGGAATTATAAAAAAGCAACTAGAAAACTCAGTAGTAAATGCATATCATAAAAGTTCTGAGAAAATTTTCACAGATTACTTAACAAAATTGGACAAAGAATATTCTCATCCTAGAATGAAGTCAGATTTTATTAAGGAGTTTAGAATATTTTTGGATAGGTTTGATGTTGAGATAAAAAAGACTTTGTCATCTAGCGATTTAACAATGATGGGTATTATCAATAGGTATTTAAAACACAATGAGAGTATTAATGTAATGCTAGAGGAGAGTGACCGTAAGGAACATTTTAATGACTTGTTTTCATTATTGTTATTCCTCAAGATTTCGATTGAAAGTGATATAAAGATTGACGAGAAAAACAGAAACATTTTATCAGTTAATTTAGATAAACTGCTCTTTTTGGTTTTAGGAAATGACGATAATTTTAGGGAGCCTTCAGAAATTATTAAAGAGTTTAAAGATTTATTTCAGAGGTTAGATGATTCAGAAAAATTTAGAATTTTTTATTCTGGGAATATTTCTGTGATTATTTCAGGTAAATTTTATAATGAAAATAGTAGTGAGTATACTACATTAAAAAAAGAAGAGTTAGATTTTTATACAACTCCTAGCATAAATAATCCTAAATTGGATGATATGAGTACTAATAATATTAAAGATGTTCAGGCACCAATAAATATTTTATATGCTCATCGAAAGAGATTGGCTGAAATAAAC